In Arthrobacter sp. UKPF54-2, the following are encoded in one genomic region:
- a CDS encoding protealysin inhibitor emfourin: MKITVQRSGGVAGLKRTWTVSPQPPEDTDRWQPLIEACPWDAVDGLSGAGGQPDRFMYSIRAGQRRAVLPERELTGPWRTLVECARAAAEAPGQDGQPG, translated from the coding sequence ATGAAGATAACTGTCCAGCGCAGCGGCGGCGTGGCCGGACTGAAGCGCACGTGGACCGTCAGTCCCCAGCCGCCGGAGGACACCGACCGGTGGCAACCGCTCATCGAAGCGTGCCCGTGGGACGCCGTCGACGGGCTCAGCGGGGCGGGCGGCCAGCCGGACCGGTTTATGTACAGCATCCGCGCCGGGCAGCGCCGGGCGGTCCTGCCAGAGCGCGAGCTGACGGGTCCGTGGCGGACCCTCGTCGAGTGTGCCCGCGCCGCCGCCGAGGCGCCCGGTCAGGACGGCCAGCCAGGCTAG
- a CDS encoding M4 family metallopeptidase has product MYCSIIPPYLLRRLAAQHHEPRLQVAARAAKEALQHVKSFQASRAAPAPAAPPGLRQLTPGPPQRTVYDAKASEDLPGVLVRKEGEPATGDPAADEAYDGLGHTHRLYAEAFGRNSIDGNGLPLDATVHFGHLYDNAFWDGRQMVFGDGDGQVFTRFTASLSVIGHELAHGVTQHSAGLAYRNQAGALNESLSDVFGALVEQYVRQQSAAEASWLIGEGLFTDQVQGTALRSMKAPGTAYDDDVLGKDPQPDSMDGYVHTSADNGGVHLNSGIPNRAFCLVATTLGGNAWEAPGRIWYDTLTGGTLPASATFGAFAKATAASATELYGAGSAEHDAVVQAWETVKVKLQGARR; this is encoded by the coding sequence ATGTACTGCTCCATCATCCCGCCCTACCTGTTGCGCCGGCTGGCAGCGCAACACCACGAGCCGCGGCTGCAAGTGGCGGCCCGCGCCGCGAAGGAAGCGCTGCAGCACGTCAAGAGTTTCCAGGCGTCCCGTGCGGCTCCGGCGCCCGCCGCGCCGCCGGGGTTGCGGCAGCTCACGCCGGGGCCGCCCCAGCGCACCGTGTACGACGCGAAGGCCTCCGAGGACCTGCCGGGGGTGCTGGTGCGCAAGGAGGGCGAACCGGCCACCGGGGATCCGGCCGCGGATGAGGCCTACGACGGCCTGGGCCACACGCACCGGCTCTACGCGGAGGCGTTCGGCCGGAACTCGATCGACGGCAACGGGCTGCCGCTGGACGCCACGGTGCACTTCGGCCACCTCTACGACAACGCGTTCTGGGACGGCCGGCAGATGGTCTTCGGCGACGGCGACGGCCAGGTCTTCACCCGCTTCACGGCCTCCCTCAGCGTGATCGGCCACGAGCTCGCCCACGGCGTCACCCAGCACTCGGCCGGGCTCGCCTACCGCAACCAGGCAGGCGCCCTCAACGAATCCCTCTCCGACGTTTTCGGCGCCCTCGTGGAACAGTACGTGAGGCAGCAGTCCGCGGCGGAGGCCAGCTGGCTGATCGGCGAGGGGCTCTTCACGGACCAGGTGCAGGGCACGGCGCTGCGCTCCATGAAGGCTCCGGGAACGGCGTACGACGACGACGTGCTGGGCAAGGATCCGCAGCCGGACTCGATGGACGGCTATGTCCACACCAGTGCCGACAACGGCGGGGTGCACCTGAACTCGGGCATCCCCAACCGGGCCTTCTGCCTGGTCGCGACCACGCTGGGCGGCAACGCGTGGGAGGCCCCCGGACGCATTTGGTACGACACCCTCACGGGCGGGACGCTGCCCGCGTCCGCAACTTTCGGCGCCTTTGCCAAGGCCACCGCGGCGTCCGCCACGGAGCTCTACGGTGCCGGTTCCGCGGAGCATGACGCCGTTGTGCAGGCGTGGGAAACTGTGAAGGTAAAGCTCCAGGGAGCGAGGCGCTAG
- a CDS encoding cation diffusion facilitator family transporter, with amino-acid sequence MAQSEKRKKPGSTLLTVIIAFAANFLVAAAKTVAALLTGSASMTAEAAHSWADTGNQVFLFFAERRSARPRDKSHPMGYGREAYVWSMFAAFGLFTAGAVVSIMHGIQQLIAPEPAADFAVAYVVLAAAFVFEGISFAQAFRQTRKAAHQLDRHTLEQVLISSDPTLRAVFAEDAAALIGLVVAFAGVFLHQVTGSPVPDAVGSIIVGVLLAVVAVVLIDRNRRFLVGQGVTPDIERSMARRVLEHREIARLTYLHLEFVGPRKLYLVAAVDLQGDHPEHEVAVALRRIERELEDHETVEEAVLTLATPDEAALDFDAEQGRAGGL; translated from the coding sequence ATGGCGCAATCGGAGAAGCGGAAAAAGCCCGGCTCGACCCTGCTGACGGTGATCATCGCGTTCGCGGCGAACTTCCTCGTGGCGGCGGCGAAAACGGTGGCGGCGCTCCTGACCGGGTCGGCCTCGATGACGGCCGAGGCAGCGCACTCCTGGGCGGACACCGGAAACCAAGTGTTCTTGTTTTTCGCCGAACGGCGCTCGGCCCGGCCGCGGGACAAGAGCCACCCGATGGGCTACGGCCGGGAAGCGTACGTGTGGTCGATGTTTGCTGCGTTCGGCCTCTTCACCGCCGGCGCGGTGGTCTCGATCATGCACGGCATCCAGCAGCTCATCGCCCCGGAACCCGCCGCCGACTTCGCCGTCGCGTACGTGGTCCTGGCCGCCGCCTTCGTGTTCGAAGGGATCTCCTTCGCCCAGGCGTTCCGCCAGACCCGGAAGGCGGCCCACCAGCTGGACCGGCACACCCTGGAGCAAGTCCTGATCAGCTCCGACCCCACCCTCCGCGCCGTGTTCGCGGAGGACGCCGCGGCCCTGATCGGCCTGGTAGTCGCGTTTGCCGGGGTCTTCCTTCACCAGGTCACCGGCTCGCCGGTGCCGGACGCGGTGGGCTCCATCATCGTCGGCGTGCTGCTGGCAGTCGTCGCTGTGGTGCTGATCGACCGCAACCGGCGCTTCCTGGTGGGCCAGGGCGTCACCCCGGACATCGAACGGTCCATGGCCCGGCGGGTGCTGGAACACCGCGAGATTGCCCGGCTTACGTACCTGCACCTGGAATTCGTCGGACCGCGCAAGCTCTACCTCGTCGCCGCCGTCGATCTGCAGGGCGACCACCCGGAACACGAAGTGGCAGTGGCGCTGCGCCGGATCGAGCGCGAACTCGAGGACCACGAGACGGTGGAGGAAGCCGTGCTGACCCTGGCCACCCCGGACGAGGCAGCCCTGGACTTCGACGCGGAGCAGGGCCGCGCCGGGGGGTTATAG
- a CDS encoding IS1249 family transposase — protein MLCGSGLKRNGKTSAGRTRWRCTGCGASSTRTRPDVERRAQLGAFLGWLMGKSSQVECVREGADRSFRRRTGWCWNIAPQIPVTGEVHDQIQVDGIYVGSWCCLIAVAGDYVLGWQWCDTEKKAAWAALLARFPAPTVVITDGGAGIAAALSECWSETAVQRCQVHVQRNVRTYLTGRPRTEAGKALLRLGRALTRITTATEAAAWLGGLNDWYQDHGHLVRARTYRNGTALVPGWVRANQSWWFTHDRLRKAYRLLERLSRAGTLFTYLRAEHAGLNIAPTTNRIEGGTNAQLRLILRAHRGMSEEHQKRAIEWYLYLHSENPLPPAELIAAHHYELPRPKRTVITDGTPGPERYSAGLSAEEGLWARKGWAGRT, from the coding sequence GTGCTCTGTGGTTCTGGACTCAAGCGGAACGGTAAGACCTCCGCCGGGCGGACCCGGTGGAGATGTACGGGGTGCGGTGCGAGCAGCACCAGGACCCGGCCCGATGTGGAACGCCGGGCCCAACTGGGCGCCTTTCTCGGCTGGCTCATGGGCAAGAGCTCCCAGGTCGAGTGTGTCCGGGAAGGCGCCGACCGGTCCTTCCGCCGCCGGACGGGCTGGTGCTGGAATATCGCCCCACAGATTCCCGTCACCGGCGAGGTCCACGACCAGATCCAGGTCGACGGGATTTACGTCGGCTCGTGGTGCTGCCTGATCGCGGTCGCCGGCGATTACGTCCTCGGGTGGCAATGGTGCGACACCGAGAAAAAGGCTGCGTGGGCGGCCCTGCTGGCAAGGTTCCCCGCGCCCACGGTCGTGATCACCGACGGCGGCGCCGGGATTGCCGCCGCCCTGTCTGAATGCTGGTCCGAGACCGCGGTCCAGCGCTGCCAGGTGCACGTCCAACGCAACGTCCGCACCTACCTGACCGGCCGGCCCAGAACCGAGGCCGGCAAAGCGCTCCTGCGCCTTGGCCGTGCCCTGACCAGAATCACCACGGCGACCGAAGCCGCGGCCTGGCTCGGAGGCCTGAACGACTGGTATCAGGACCACGGGCACCTCGTCCGGGCCAGGACCTACCGCAACGGCACCGCCCTCGTGCCGGGATGGGTGCGGGCAAACCAAAGCTGGTGGTTCACCCACGACCGGCTGCGCAAGGCCTACCGGCTCCTCGAACGCCTCAGCCGGGCCGGGACTCTCTTCACGTACCTGCGTGCCGAACACGCCGGGCTCAACATTGCACCCACAACCAACCGAATCGAAGGCGGCACGAACGCCCAGCTCCGTCTAATCCTCCGGGCCCACCGCGGGATGAGCGAAGAGCACCAAAAGCGCGCCATCGAGTGGTACCTCTACCTCCACAGCGAAAACCCGCTACCGCCGGCCGAGCTGATCGCGGCGCACCACTACGAGCTCCCGCGGCCGAAGCGAACGGTGATCACGGACGGTACTCCGGGCCCGGAACGTTATAGCGCCGGTCTCAGCGCCGAAGAAGGCCTCTGGGCCAGAAAAGGCTGGGCAGGACGCACCTAA
- the argS gene encoding arginine--tRNA ligase, whose amino-acid sequence MTPEELSLAISACLKDAVAAGEIALATADVPDAVRVERPKNREHGDWATNIALQLAKPAGTNPRQLAGLLSERLAAIEGVSAVDIAGPGFLNITVDAAAAGALAKAIVEAGAAYGTNTTLAGRTVNMEFVSANPTGPLHIGHTRWAALGDSIARVLRASGADVTAEYYINDAGSQMDVFAHSVLSRLHGRGVPEGGYPGEYIADLGHEVLTQHPDIRELTDVAALPVIRGAAYKAQLKDIQQTLAEFGVEFDVFFSEQELHDAGAIADAVARLREQGHVYDDGGAVWLRTTDFGDDKDRVMIRANGEPTYFAADAAYYLSKKDRGFTEKIYLLGADHHGYINRLKAIAAAAGDDPEANIEVLIGQLVSVNGAKLSKRAGNIIELKDLISWLGKDAVRYSLARFPADSPLTLDPELLKKHSNENPVFYVQYAHARSRGAARNAVAAGVERQVDGQDSFDAALLDHATENELLSHLGSYPSIVAKAAELREPHRVARHLEVIAGAYHRWYDACRVAPLGEEAITDLNRTRLWLNDATSQVLANGLELLGVSAPERM is encoded by the coding sequence GTGACCCCAGAAGAACTCTCCCTCGCCATATCCGCCTGCCTGAAGGACGCCGTCGCCGCCGGCGAAATCGCCCTTGCCACCGCCGACGTACCGGACGCGGTGCGCGTGGAACGGCCCAAGAACAGGGAGCACGGCGACTGGGCCACCAACATCGCCCTCCAGCTCGCCAAACCCGCCGGGACCAACCCGCGCCAGCTCGCCGGGCTGCTCAGTGAGCGGCTGGCGGCCATCGAGGGCGTCTCCGCCGTCGACATCGCAGGACCCGGCTTCCTGAACATCACCGTCGATGCGGCGGCCGCCGGCGCGCTCGCCAAGGCCATCGTCGAGGCGGGCGCCGCCTACGGGACCAACACCACGCTCGCAGGCCGCACGGTCAACATGGAGTTCGTCTCGGCCAACCCCACCGGCCCCCTGCACATCGGCCACACCCGCTGGGCCGCCCTGGGCGACTCGATCGCGCGCGTGCTCCGGGCCTCCGGCGCGGACGTCACGGCGGAGTACTACATCAACGACGCCGGCTCGCAGATGGACGTCTTCGCGCACTCGGTGCTGTCCCGGCTGCACGGCCGCGGCGTCCCGGAGGGCGGCTACCCGGGCGAATACATCGCCGACCTAGGCCACGAGGTGCTGACCCAGCACCCGGACATCCGCGAACTCACCGACGTCGCGGCGCTCCCGGTGATCCGCGGCGCCGCCTACAAGGCCCAGCTCAAGGACATCCAGCAGACGCTCGCTGAGTTCGGCGTCGAGTTCGACGTCTTCTTCTCCGAGCAGGAACTGCACGACGCCGGCGCCATCGCGGACGCCGTCGCCCGGCTCCGGGAACAGGGCCACGTGTACGACGACGGCGGTGCGGTCTGGCTGCGCACCACCGACTTCGGCGATGACAAGGACCGCGTGATGATCCGCGCGAACGGCGAACCGACGTACTTCGCCGCCGACGCCGCCTATTACCTGTCCAAAAAGGACCGCGGCTTCACCGAGAAGATCTACCTGCTCGGCGCGGACCACCACGGCTACATCAACCGGCTCAAGGCGATCGCGGCCGCCGCGGGGGACGACCCCGAGGCCAACATCGAGGTGCTGATCGGCCAGCTCGTCTCCGTCAACGGCGCCAAGCTCTCCAAGCGGGCCGGCAACATCATCGAGCTCAAGGACCTGATCTCCTGGCTGGGCAAGGACGCCGTCCGGTACTCCCTGGCCCGCTTCCCGGCCGACTCGCCGCTGACCCTGGATCCGGAACTGCTGAAGAAACACAGCAACGAGAACCCGGTGTTCTACGTCCAGTACGCGCACGCCCGCTCCCGCGGCGCAGCGCGCAACGCCGTGGCCGCCGGGGTGGAGCGCCAGGTGGACGGCCAGGACAGCTTCGACGCCGCGCTCCTGGACCACGCGACCGAAAACGAGCTGCTCTCGCACCTGGGCAGCTACCCCTCGATTGTGGCCAAGGCCGCCGAGCTGCGCGAACCGCACCGCGTCGCACGCCACCTGGAGGTCATTGCCGGCGCCTACCACCGCTGGTACGACGCCTGCCGTGTCGCGCCGCTGGGCGAGGAAGCCATCACGGACCTGAACCGCACCCGGCTCTGGCTCAACGATGCCACCAGCCAGGTGCTGGCCAACGGACTGGAACTGCTGGGCGTTTCGGCGCCGGAACGGATGTGA